A region of the Vicinamibacteria bacterium genome:
GCACCGCCTCTTCCTGTCGCCGTGCATCGGCTTCCGCCGCCGGGCCTGTCGAGCGAGCGAACACTTTTCGCCCCACGTCTCGAGGGAGCCTTTGGGGAAGGCCCGTTTTGTGCCGGCTCTCCGCCGTACTTGCTCGCGAAGCTCACTCAGGTCGCTGCCGAGGGAAGACCGCTGCGCTTCGTCGCGACAGCCGTCGAGGCCGAGGCGAAGGACCTCGTCGCGCAAAGAGGTCTCGCCAGCCGATTCGAGGTCCGCCGCGTGCCCGGCGCTTCGGATTCTCCACCCCGAACGTTCTGCCGTGAAACATGCGAAGCTGCGCTCGCCGACGAGCCCGGGAGCGGGCTCTCGCTTCTGTTCCGAGCCAGTACCCTCCCTCCCGAAAAAGCTCTCCCGACTCTGAAAGAAGCGATCGGTATCGAGCCGGGGCTGGCCGCGGCTCATTACGAGCTCGGAAAGCGGCTCGTCCAGGCCGACGACCTCGAGGGCGCCGTAGCCGCGTTCCGTCGAACCACCGAGCTTCTACCAAGTTTTTCCTCCGCCTGGGGAAACCTCGGTGCGGCGCTCGGTGAGCTGAAGCGGCTCGACGACGCGGCGAAGGCCTTGAGGCGTGGCATCGCTCTCGACCCGCTCAACCATGCTTTCCACTCCAACCTTGGGGCGACGTACCGCGATCAGGGGAGGATGGACCACGCCGAAGCCCGCTTTCGCGAAGCGCTCCGACTCGCGCCGGACTTCGTGTTCGGCCATTACAACCTCGCGGGAGTGCTCTTTCTCGAGGGACGCTACCAAGAGGCGATCGAGACGTTCGAGACGGCCCGCGCACTCGACCCATCGCGTTCACCCCGCCAGTCGCTCCTTCTGGCCGCCGCGCGGCTTGCGTCCGGGGATCGGACGGGCGCGCTCCGCGAATTCGGCGAGACTTTGGGGCGGGCGACTGGAGCCTCGGGGGCCGACCTGCGCGCCGTGGCCGAGTGGGACCTCGAGCAGCTCGCCCGGCGGGTGGGGACGTCTGCGTCGATCGAAGAGGCGCTCGGCCTCGTTCGCTCGATGGCTTGACACGCCGCCTCGGGTGAGTCGGATAATTGGGACGATGAATCGCCGCGATTTCTTCAAGCTTTCGGTCGCCGGGGGGGCGGGCACTCTCTTTTCGAGCGGCAACGCCCCCGGGGCACCGTTCGTCGAGTGCGGCGCGGGCGTTGTCCAGGGAGCGATGCGGCTGCCGGAAAACCCGGGCTTCAAAACCAAGCACCTGGTCGTCATCATCCTGGGAAACGGTGCCCGAAAGATCGACGTCATCGACAACCCGGAGCATTCCCCGTTTCAGTCGCGGATGGCCCGGGATGGTACGCTCTTCCGCGAGGATTATGGCGAGAGCGCCAATCTTCACGGCTATATGTATACCGAGATGCTGACCGGCCGGGACGACCCCGCGCAGCGGCCGCGCTTTCCCACCTGGAACGAGTACGTTCGCAAGAAGACCGGCGGCAAGGCATCCGAGTTCTGGATCCTCCAAGGGGCATCCTACTACCGCGCCTGGACTTGGGACGTGAAGAACTTCAGCAAGCACCCGGACTACGGCGTTCGCTACGGGGCTACCAACCTCACGATGAACAGGTTCTTCGATCCCGCGAAGAAGCTCTCGACGCCACCGAGCGTCGACCTTCATTTCGAGAAGGGCCTCGGTCACTCGAAGAAGGAGCTCGGGCAGATCACGGAATGGTTGGCGGAGGTGAAGGCGTCGAAGCGCTACGAGCCTCCCTCGACCCGGCGGCCGCTCATCGATCGCCTGCACCCGATCGGAGACTGCCAGGCCATCCAGCTGGCGGGGGAGATTCTGAGAGCCTTCAAGCCGAGAATCATTACGGTTCAGGTGCTGGCGCTCGACGACGCCCACAGCGAGCTCGGCGACCGGGCTCACGACACCCACTTTGAGGAGTACATCAATCACATCGAGACCACCGACGAGCTCATCGGCAATCTGTGGCGCGAGATCCAGGACGATCCTTACTTGCGGGGGACCACGTCGCTCGTCATCCGTCCAGAGTGCGGCCGAAACGACGACGTCGATGAATTCGGCCAGCTCGGCCATAGCCCTGGTAGCTACGCCGCTCACACGGTGTGGACCTGTGCGCTCGGTCCGGACTTTCGGAGGAACCACGTCGTCACCGAGCGCGTGCAGAGGAGGGACGTGGCTCCGACGATCACCTATCTCATGAGCGGCGCGAGCGCCGAGTACGCCACCGGACACGTCCGCACCCAGCTCTTTCGCGACAAATTCCGCATGCCCGCTTATGTCCTGCCCCCGACTGCGGAGCTGCGGCAACTTGGGGTAAACTAGCAGGGTTTAGGGCCGCCGACCGAGAGGGGAGACGCGATTATGTTGGATGACACGACCCGTCGAGATTTTCTGAAGGCCGCGGCGTTCGCCCTCGCCGGTATAGCGGGAGCTTCCGGTCTAGCGGGAATCTCCTATGCCCAGGAGAACCAGGAAAAGAAGAAGAAGGACGAGGACGAGAAGGAAGAGCCCAACTACGAAGATCTTCTCAACAGCAAACCTCCGGAAGACGAGGAAACGCGCGCCTGCCCGCAATGCGGTGCTTTGATGTACCGCCAGGGCCGCACGTGGACGTGCGAGAACTGCGGCTACAGCTACGTAGAGTGAACCCATTTCCACGGGGTTATATCTCGAGGACACCCTCTTCGCCAGCCACGCCCTCCCCCTCGCGGGGGACCCTCCCGCGGGCCGCTCACGTGCGGGAGCGGACCCACGCGAAGTCGATTCGAGGAAGGAGGGGTCATGAGAGAGATGGCGATTCGTCTCTCGCCCGGGCGGCGGTCGACGTTATCTGATTAGCTCGCGCTGAAGCTCCGGACCCCGAAAGCTACAGCGAGTTCCTCTCTCGGTGTGCAGCCGAGTCGTTCGGTTGAGCGATGCTGGTTCTGGGAGCGGGGCAGCCGCCTCTCGCTGAAACGACAATCGCGCTTTCGTGACGGGCCTCAAAGAGGTTATCCATTCTGCGCAGGCGGGAGGACGCGCAGCAAGGGTTGCGGTGGGCCGATGTGGTAGCCCTGCGCGTAGTCGACGTCGAGTTTGTCGAGCAGGCGCGCCGTTTCCGCGTCGATCACGAACTCCGCGATGGTCTTCTTCCCCATGCCCCGGGCGATGCCGACGATGGCCCGGACGACGAGCTGGTCCATGGGGCTTTCCGCCATGTCGCGGATGAAGTCGCCGTCGATCTTGAAATAGTCGAAGGGTAGGTTCTT
Encoded here:
- a CDS encoding tetratricopeptide repeat protein, whose protein sequence is MKVEWARPRLEPSDSPGFETIASPCVESDRPWILFVGNEAEALDAAARQEIGVREYGPVLAPPEAPPLPVAVHRLPPPGLSSERTLFAPRLEGAFGEGPFCAGSPPYLLAKLTQVAAEGRPLRFVATAVEAEAKDLVAQRGLASRFEVRRVPGASDSPPRTFCRETCEAALADEPGSGLSLLFRASTLPPEKALPTLKEAIGIEPGLAAAHYELGKRLVQADDLEGAVAAFRRTTELLPSFSSAWGNLGAALGELKRLDDAAKALRRGIALDPLNHAFHSNLGATYRDQGRMDHAEARFREALRLAPDFVFGHYNLAGVLFLEGRYQEAIETFETARALDPSRSPRQSLLLAAARLASGDRTGALREFGETLGRATGASGADLRAVAEWDLEQLARRVGTSASIEEALGLVRSMA
- a CDS encoding twin-arginine translocation signal domain-containing protein, with protein sequence MLDDTTRRDFLKAAAFALAGIAGASGLAGISYAQENQEKKKKDEDEKEEPNYEDLLNSKPPEDEETRACPQCGALMYRQGRTWTCENCGYSYVE
- a CDS encoding EAL domain-containing protein, which encodes TEGALSEAGIDPARLVFELTETATIANIEEAKVFAHRMRARGCQFALDDFGAGFGSFYYLKNLPFDYFKIDGDFIRDMAESPMDQLVVRAIVGIARGMGKKTIAEFVIDAETARLLDKLDVDYAQGYHIGPPQPLLRVLPPAQNG